A genomic segment from Bufo bufo chromosome 8, aBufBuf1.1, whole genome shotgun sequence encodes:
- the LOC120977526 gene encoding uncharacterized protein LOC120977526 yields MRSHKVFVGWCTEDMTAEELRHFFTQYGEVVDLFFPKPFRAFGTFADDQVAKSLCGEGHCPVFVWRRSLPSLCVEKIIAQSLCGEDHCPVFVWRRSLPSLCVEKIIAQSLCGEDHCPVFVWRRSLPSLCVEKIIAQSLCGEDHCPVFVWRRSLPSLCVEKIIAQSLCGEDHCPVFVWRRSLPSLCVEKIIAQSLCGEDHCPVFVWRRSLPSLCVEKIIAQSLCGEDHCPVFVWRKSLPSLCVEKIIAQSLCGEDHCPVFVWRRSLPSLCVEKIIAQSLCGEDLIKSQC; encoded by the exons ATGCGAAGCCATAAGGTATTTGTTGGCTGGTGCACTGAGGATATGACAGCGGAGGAGCTTCGCCATTTCTTCACGCAGTACGGGGAGGTTGTGGATTTGTTCTTCCCGAAGCCATTTAGAGCCTTTGGGACCTTTGCCGATGACCAGGTTGCCAAGTCTTTGTGTGGAGAAG GTCATTGCCCAGTCTTTGTGTGGAGAAGATCATTGCCCAGTCTTTGTGTGGAGAAGATCATTGCCCAGTCTTTGTGTGGAGAAGATCATTGCCCAGTCTTTGTGTGGAGAAGATCATTGCCCAGTCTTTGTGTGGAGAAGATCATTGCCCAGTCTTTGTGTGGAGAAGATCATTGCCCAGTCTTTGTGTGGAGAAGATCATTGCCCAGTCTTTGTGTGGAGAAGATCATTGCCCAGTCTTTGTGTGGAGAAGATCATTGCCCAGTCTTTGTGTGGAGAAGATCATTGCCCAGTCTTTGTGTGGAGAAAATCATTGCCCAGTCTTTGTGTGGAGAAGATCATTGCCCAGTCTTTGTGTGGAGAAGATCATTGCCCAGTCTTTGTGTGGAGAAGATCATTGCCCAGTCTTTGTGTGGAGAAGATCATTGCCCAGTCTTTGTGTGGAGAAGATCATTGCCCAGTCTTTGTGTGGAGAAGATCATTGCCCAGTCTTTGTGTGGAGAAGATCATTGCCCAGTCTTTGTGTGGAGAAAATCATTGCCCAGTCTTTGTGTGGAGAAGATCATTGCCCAGTCTTTGTGTGGAGAAGATCATTGCCCAGTCTTTGTGTGGAGAAGATCATTGCCCAGTCTTTGTGTGGAGAAGATCATTGCCCAGTCTTTGTGTGGAGAAGATCTGATTAAGAGTCAGTGTTGA